Proteins encoded by one window of Lutibacter sp. A64:
- a CDS encoding glutamate synthase subunit beta: MGKITGFKEFERKDEKYKPVKERVTHYNEFTQPLSKAEITKQGSRCMDCGIPFCHSGCPLGNLIPDFNHMVHQGEWKKASWILHSTNNFPEFTGRLCPAPCEQACVLGIIDDPISIENIEKNIVERAFKEGWIVPQTPSTRTGKKIAIVGSGPSGLAAAQQLNRAGHTVTVFERDDKVGGLLRYGIPNFKLEKGIIDRRIAILEKEGIEFKTNVHVGVNYDVKDLKKFDAIVLCGGATQKRGLPIKGGDHKDVVQAMDFLTQQTKVVFGEKIKDQVLATDKNVIVIGGGDTGSDCVGTSNRQGAKSVTNFEIMPKPPGERSPSTPWPYWPLKLKTSSSHEEGCDRNWLINTKEFIVDEKGELTALKTINVEWKMVPGQRPELIEIEGTEKTWPCELVLLSLGFTGPEATLSDQLGIKTDFRSNYKASNVDYRTNIPKVFTAGDMRRGQSLIVWAISEGREAARKVDEYLMGYSNLPTKGDGDLPAM; the protein is encoded by the coding sequence ATGGGAAAAATAACAGGATTTAAAGAATTCGAAAGAAAAGACGAAAAATATAAGCCAGTTAAAGAACGTGTAACTCATTATAATGAATTTACACAACCATTAAGTAAGGCTGAAATCACTAAACAAGGATCAAGATGTATGGATTGTGGAATTCCATTTTGCCACAGTGGATGTCCGCTTGGTAATTTAATTCCCGATTTCAACCATATGGTACATCAAGGCGAATGGAAAAAAGCTTCTTGGATACTACATTCAACCAACAATTTTCCAGAATTCACAGGGAGACTATGCCCTGCGCCTTGCGAGCAAGCATGTGTACTTGGTATTATAGACGATCCAATTTCAATAGAAAATATTGAAAAAAACATTGTTGAAAGAGCTTTTAAAGAAGGCTGGATAGTTCCGCAAACACCTAGCACAAGAACTGGTAAAAAAATAGCTATTGTGGGCTCTGGACCATCTGGTTTAGCTGCTGCCCAACAATTAAATAGAGCTGGACATACTGTAACTGTTTTTGAAAGAGATGACAAAGTTGGTGGTTTATTACGCTACGGTATTCCAAATTTTAAATTAGAAAAAGGAATTATAGACCGAAGAATTGCCATTCTTGAAAAAGAAGGTATAGAATTTAAAACCAATGTACATGTTGGTGTAAATTACGATGTAAAAGACTTAAAAAAGTTTGATGCAATAGTTTTATGTGGTGGAGCAACACAAAAAAGAGGTTTACCAATTAAAGGTGGAGATCATAAAGATGTTGTACAAGCTATGGATTTTTTAACACAACAAACAAAAGTTGTTTTTGGTGAAAAAATTAAAGATCAAGTACTTGCTACCGATAAAAATGTAATTGTAATTGGTGGTGGAGATACCGGCTCTGATTGTGTTGGAACTTCAAACCGACAAGGCGCTAAATCGGTTACTAACTTTGAGATTATGCCTAAACCACCAGGAGAAAGAAGCCCATCAACACCTTGGCCTTATTGGCCTTTAAAGCTAAAAACATCTTCCTCACATGAAGAAGGTTGTGATAGAAACTGGCTAATTAACACTAAAGAATTTATTGTTGACGAAAAAGGCGAACTAACAGCTTTAAAAACTATAAATGTAGAATGGAAAATGGTTCCTGGTCAACGTCCAGAATTAATTGAAATTGAAGGCACTGAAAAAACATGGCCTTGTGAATTAGTCTTACTTTCTCTTGGATTTACCGGACCAGAAGCAACATTAAGCGACCAACTTGGAATTAAAACAGATTTTAGAAGTAACTATAAAGCTTCAAATGTAGATTACCGCACAAATATACCTAAAGTATTTACTGCTGGAGATATGCGTAGAGGTCAAAGCTTAATAGTTTGGGCAATATCTGAAGGAAGAGAAGCTGCAAGAAAAGTTGATGAATATTTAATGGGTTATAGTAATTTACCTACAAAAGGAGATGGAGATTTACCTGCTATGTAA
- the gltB gene encoding glutamate synthase large subunit, with product MIKQGLYLPEFEHENCGAGFICNLKGQKTNQIIHDALEILVKLEHRGGVSSDGKTGDGAGLLIDIPHTFFQRVCEFELPEQREYAVGMVFFPKNKNQYRFCKEEFEKEIKNQGLNILGWRKVPVDSTQLGEIALNSEPTIEQIFISKDPDLKELNFKAKLYAARKITEHTIAGSKMSEASYFYVSSLSNTTLIYKGIIMPEDIGPYYTDLQQPDLVTRLALVHQRFSTNTMPSWELAQPFRYMCQNGEINTLRGNVSRMRIREEIMKSELFGDDIEKLFPIILPGKSDSASMDMVVELLTLSGRSLPEVMMMLMPEAWEKHQTMSKERKAFYEYNACLMEPWDGPASVPFTDGDYIGALLDRNGLRPSRYTVTKSGKLIMSSEIGVVDIAPEDIEKHGRLEPGKMFLVDMNEGRIINDEEIKSRITSERPYKKWLDETRVFLKDVPNNNEECPIETLDINTRSRLYNYTLEDIQEVITPMAQNGKEALGSMGIDTPLAVLSDRPQLISNYFKQLFAQVTNPPLDGIREEIVTDISLALGKDRNIFSITKRQCKKLRIQNPVISNNDLEKIRNIKIGDFKAITIQMLYVKEKGVNGLEDALENIIKQVADAVRNRNNIIILSDRGANKEMAPIPALLACSYVNHQMNRMRKRSYFDIIIESAEPREPHQFATLFGYGASAINPYMVNEIIRNQVKEGFITGMDEQKAVDNFNKAIGKGLLKIMNKIGISTLHSYRGSQIFEIVGFNSKFVEKYFPFTTSRIEGVGLYEIEKEISARYNYAYPKTLIKNRLGLNIGGHYRWRRGGEKHMFNPTTVAKLQQAVRLSDQKSYNVYAKTVNEQAERLMTIRGLFEFNNYDPIPIDEVEPWTEIVKRFKTGAMSYGSISREAHENLAIAMNRIGGKSNSGEGGEDRKRFQKDINGDSRNSAIKQVASGRFGVTSHYLTNAEEIQIKMAQGAKPGEGGQLPGEKVLPWIAKARNSTPFVGLISPPPHHDIYSIEDLAQLIFDLKNANREARINVKLVSEVGVGTIAAGVAKAKADVVLIAGYDGGTGASPLTSLKHTGLPWELGLAEAQQTLVMNNLRSRIVVECDGQLKTGRDVAIAALLGAEEFGFATAPLVASGCIMMRKCHLNTCPVGIATQDKELRKNFKGTPEHVINFFYYVAEELRGIMAQLGFRTMDEMIGKTQKINANKAIQHYKAKGLDLTSILHRPEGYSKMPLKNTEKQDHELTNVLDFTLLKDSHRAIYRKEKTTLSYPICNMNRSTGAIVSNEISKIYGHLGLPEDTLNINFTGSAGQSFGAFGAPGLTFTIEGNTNDYLGKGLSGAKLIIKKPEKADFIAEENIIVGNVCLFGAVKGEAYINGIAGERFAVRNSGATTVVEGVGDHGCEYMTGGKVVVLGKTGRNFAAGMSGGIAYVYDPNDKFTKGLCNTETIEFEAIEKEDAAELKALIEKHVHYTNSGLGKKLLKDWAKTLNNFVKVMPIEYKRALKRLETEEEMFEELTA from the coding sequence ATGATAAAACAAGGACTATACTTACCAGAATTTGAGCATGAAAACTGTGGAGCTGGTTTTATATGCAACTTAAAAGGACAAAAAACAAACCAAATTATACATGATGCTCTAGAGATTTTAGTAAAATTAGAACATCGTGGAGGGGTTAGTTCAGATGGAAAAACAGGTGATGGAGCTGGGCTATTAATAGATATTCCGCATACATTTTTTCAAAGAGTTTGTGAATTTGAATTACCTGAGCAAAGAGAATATGCTGTTGGAATGGTATTTTTTCCAAAAAATAAAAATCAATACCGCTTTTGTAAAGAAGAATTTGAAAAAGAAATTAAAAATCAAGGATTAAATATATTAGGTTGGAGAAAAGTTCCTGTAGATTCTACACAACTTGGTGAAATTGCTTTAAATTCTGAACCAACTATTGAACAAATATTTATAAGTAAAGATCCCGATTTAAAAGAACTTAATTTTAAAGCAAAATTATACGCGGCACGTAAAATTACAGAACATACCATTGCTGGTTCAAAAATGTCTGAAGCTTCCTATTTTTACGTATCTAGTTTATCAAATACTACCTTAATATATAAAGGTATAATTATGCCAGAAGATATTGGCCCATATTATACAGATTTACAACAACCAGATTTAGTAACTAGACTTGCACTTGTACATCAACGTTTTTCAACAAATACAATGCCTTCTTGGGAACTAGCCCAACCATTTAGATATATGTGTCAAAATGGTGAAATAAACACCTTGCGTGGTAACGTTAGTAGAATGCGTATACGTGAAGAAATTATGAAAAGTGAACTTTTTGGTGATGATATAGAAAAATTATTCCCTATAATTTTACCTGGAAAATCCGATTCAGCTTCTATGGATATGGTTGTTGAGCTTTTAACTTTAAGCGGACGATCTTTACCTGAAGTTATGATGATGTTAATGCCTGAAGCTTGGGAAAAACACCAAACAATGTCTAAAGAACGTAAAGCTTTTTACGAATACAATGCTTGCCTAATGGAACCTTGGGATGGCCCCGCTTCTGTACCTTTTACAGATGGTGACTATATTGGCGCATTATTAGATAGAAATGGATTAAGACCTTCTAGGTATACCGTAACAAAAAGCGGTAAATTAATAATGTCTTCAGAAATTGGTGTTGTAGATATCGCCCCTGAAGATATTGAAAAACATGGTAGACTAGAACCTGGTAAAATGTTTTTAGTAGACATGAATGAAGGTAGAATTATTAATGATGAAGAAATAAAATCTAGAATTACTTCTGAAAGACCTTATAAAAAATGGTTAGATGAAACAAGAGTTTTTTTAAAAGACGTTCCTAATAATAATGAAGAATGCCCTATTGAAACCTTAGATATTAATACACGCTCTAGGTTATACAATTATACTCTTGAAGATATACAAGAAGTTATTACACCTATGGCTCAAAATGGTAAAGAAGCCTTAGGTTCTATGGGTATTGACACTCCTTTAGCTGTTTTATCAGACAGGCCTCAACTTATATCTAATTATTTTAAACAATTATTTGCACAGGTAACCAACCCTCCATTAGACGGAATTCGTGAAGAAATTGTAACAGATATTAGCCTTGCCTTAGGAAAAGATAGAAACATTTTTAGCATCACTAAACGACAGTGTAAAAAACTAAGAATTCAAAACCCAGTTATTTCTAATAACGATTTAGAAAAAATTAGAAACATTAAAATTGGTGACTTTAAAGCAATAACAATTCAAATGCTTTACGTAAAAGAAAAAGGTGTAAATGGCTTAGAAGATGCTTTAGAAAATATAATTAAACAAGTTGCAGACGCCGTTAGAAATAGAAATAATATTATTATTTTATCTGATAGAGGTGCAAATAAAGAAATGGCTCCAATACCAGCTTTATTAGCTTGTTCTTATGTTAACCATCAAATGAATAGAATGCGTAAACGTTCTTATTTTGATATTATTATAGAATCTGCAGAACCACGCGAACCTCATCAATTTGCTACTTTATTTGGTTATGGAGCAAGTGCTATTAACCCTTATATGGTAAACGAAATTATCCGTAATCAGGTAAAAGAAGGATTTATTACTGGTATGGATGAACAAAAAGCCGTTGACAATTTTAATAAAGCAATTGGTAAAGGCTTGTTAAAAATTATGAATAAAATTGGAATCTCTACATTACATTCTTACAGAGGTTCACAAATATTCGAAATTGTTGGTTTTAACTCTAAATTTGTTGAAAAATATTTTCCTTTTACAACTTCTAGAATTGAAGGTGTAGGATTGTATGAAATTGAAAAAGAAATTTCAGCACGTTACAACTATGCATACCCTAAAACATTAATTAAAAATAGACTCGGTTTAAATATTGGAGGACATTACCGCTGGAGACGTGGTGGTGAAAAACATATGTTTAACCCAACAACTGTTGCTAAATTGCAACAAGCAGTTAGATTAAGCGATCAAAAAAGCTATAATGTATATGCTAAAACCGTAAACGAACAAGCTGAACGTTTAATGACTATTAGAGGTTTGTTCGAATTTAACAACTACGACCCAATTCCAATAGATGAAGTAGAACCTTGGACCGAAATTGTAAAACGTTTTAAAACCGGTGCAATGTCCTATGGGTCAATTTCTAGAGAAGCTCACGAAAATTTAGCCATTGCAATGAACAGAATTGGAGGAAAATCTAATTCTGGTGAAGGTGGTGAAGATAGAAAACGTTTCCAAAAAGATATTAATGGTGATAGCAGAAATTCTGCAATTAAACAAGTAGCATCAGGTCGTTTTGGAGTTACTTCGCATTATTTAACAAATGCTGAAGAAATTCAAATTAAAATGGCACAGGGAGCAAAACCAGGAGAAGGTGGTCAATTACCTGGTGAAAAAGTACTTCCTTGGATTGCTAAAGCCAGAAATTCAACTCCTTTTGTTGGTTTAATTTCACCACCACCACATCATGATATTTATTCAATTGAAGATTTAGCGCAATTAATTTTCGATTTAAAAAATGCTAATAGAGAAGCACGTATAAATGTAAAATTAGTTTCTGAAGTTGGAGTTGGTACAATTGCAGCTGGTGTAGCAAAAGCTAAAGCCGACGTTGTATTAATTGCTGGTTACGATGGTGGAACAGGTGCATCTCCCCTAACATCATTAAAACACACCGGTTTACCTTGGGAGCTTGGTTTAGCAGAAGCACAACAAACCTTAGTAATGAATAATTTACGTTCTAGAATTGTTGTTGAATGTGATGGACAATTAAAAACTGGACGCGATGTTGCAATTGCAGCATTATTAGGAGCTGAAGAATTTGGTTTTGCAACCGCTCCTTTAGTAGCTTCAGGTTGTATTATGATGCGTAAATGTCATCTTAACACTTGCCCTGTAGGTATTGCAACTCAAGACAAAGAATTGCGTAAAAACTTTAAAGGAACACCAGAACATGTTATTAATTTTTTCTATTATGTTGCTGAAGAATTAAGAGGCATTATGGCTCAGTTAGGTTTTAGAACCATGGATGAAATGATTGGTAAAACTCAAAAAATTAATGCAAATAAAGCCATACAACACTACAAAGCAAAAGGCTTAGATTTAACATCTATACTACATAGACCTGAAGGCTATAGTAAAATGCCTTTAAAAAATACTGAAAAACAAGATCACGAATTAACAAACGTGTTAGATTTTACACTTCTAAAAGATTCTCACAGAGCCATCTATAGAAAAGAAAAAACCACACTTAGTTACCCTATTTGTAATATGAACCGATCTACTGGTGCTATTGTAAGTAACGAAATTTCTAAAATTTATGGTCATTTAGGCTTACCAGAAGATACTTTAAATATAAACTTTACAGGATCTGCCGGACAAAGTTTTGGTGCTTTTGGAGCTCCAGGTTTAACATTTACTATTGAAGGTAATACCAATGATTATTTAGGAAAAGGATTATCTGGAGCTAAACTAATTATTAAAAAACCTGAAAAAGCAGACTTTATAGCTGAAGAAAATATTATAGTTGGAAATGTTTGCCTATTTGGAGCCGTAAAAGGTGAAGCTTATATAAACGGAATTGCCGGTGAACGTTTTGCTGTTAGAAACTCAGGAGCCACAACTGTTGTAGAAGGTGTTGGTGATCACGGCTGTGAATATATGACCGGAGGAAAAGTTGTTGTTCTTGGTAAAACTGGAAGAAACTTTGCTGCTGGTATGAGTGGTGGTATTGCTTATGTTTACGATCCAAATGATAAATTCACTAAAGGATTGTGTAATACCGAAACAATAGAATTTGAAGCTATTGAAAAAGAAGATGCTGCTGAATTAAAAGCATTAATTGAAAAACATGTACACTACACTAATAGTGGTTTAGGTAAAAAATTATTAAAAGACTGGGCAAAAACTTTAAACAACTTTGTTAAAGTAATGCCTATAGAATACAAACGCGCTTTAAAGCGTTTAGAGACTGAAGAAGAAATGTTTGAAGAATTAACAGCATAA
- the acs gene encoding acetate--CoA ligase has product MNYQKHYNYSIEDPQKFWKEQANELKWFKNPETILSKDEFGIDRWFVDGKLNMCYLAVDKHVEDGFGEQEAIIYESPVTQQKVSYSYNDVKSQVERLAGGLRDLGVQKGDTVIIYMPMIPHAVFSMLACARIGAIHSVVFGGFAPHELAIRIDDCKPKAIITATSGMEVDRLIAYKPMVDEAIQLAKHKPTKVIVYKRNLGAVNPKTDRYISYKKLVKKSKPVACVEMNSTDPLYILYTSGTTGKPKGIIRDTGGYATALKYSMKNIYGVEEGDVFWAASDVGWVVGHSYIVYAPLLNRNTTIVFEGKPIRTPDASTFWRIISENNVKVMFTAPTAIRAIKKEDPDGELMKMYDLSCLKYQFLAGERCDAATLQWLEEKLEIPVIDHWWQTESGWPMVSNMMGIEPLPVKPGSAAKPVGGYNIQILSADGKELGANEEGLVAVKLPMPPGTLTNIWGNTDRFIDGYLKKFPGYYFSGDGGYKDEDDYVFITGRVDDVINVAGHRLSTAEMEEVVSSNPSVAECAVFGIEDQLKGQVPLALVVLKSGDYVSSFELEYNIVKEVRSQIGPVASLKKVLLVQRLPKTRSGKILRKLLRNIADGVEYTIPSTIDDPEIVNEITHEFKLHKIGIYEHATEEEKQTLADLKVDSFIKYYKSYQHSVNDPEGFWAQIAETFTWHKKWDKVVEFDWEKPKFEWFKGAKLNITENCLDRHLPKRGDDIAILWEPNNPDEANRSFTYRELHAEVCKFSNVLKNNGVKKGDRVCVYMPMVPELAIALLACARIGAVHSVVFAGFSAVALSTRINDSECKVLLTSDGVFRGSKAVDFKKIVDEALETCPTIETAIVLNRVNGDINMQEGRDIWWHDEIAKVDAVCEAEVMDAEDMLFILYTSGSTGKPKGMVHTCAGYMIHTAYSFKNVFQYTQGDVYFCTADIGWITGHSYIVYGPLAAGATTLMFEGVPSYPDYSRFWQIVEKYKVNQFYTAPTAIRALAAQGNELTERNDLSSIKVLGTVGEPINEEAWHWYDEKIGKQKSPIVDTWWQTETGGIMISPLAGVTPTKPTFATRPLPGIQPCLVDELGEEVNTNPAEGRLCIKYPWPSIARTIYGDHKRYKETYFTAFKDKYFTGDGAFRDLEGNYRITGRVDDVVIVSGHNLGTAPIENVINEHSNIVESAVVGFPHDIKGNALYAYVIVYELPENEDFLRREINDLIARSIGPIAKLDKIQFVSGLPKTRSGKIMRRILRKIAENETSNLGDISTLLNPEVVKAVMEGSLVK; this is encoded by the coding sequence ATGAATTATCAAAAGCATTACAATTACAGTATTGAAGATCCTCAAAAATTTTGGAAAGAACAAGCTAATGAATTAAAATGGTTTAAAAATCCGGAGACAATCTTATCAAAAGATGAATTTGGAATTGATCGTTGGTTTGTCGATGGAAAATTAAATATGTGTTATTTAGCGGTAGACAAACACGTTGAAGATGGTTTTGGAGAACAAGAAGCTATTATTTACGAATCTCCTGTAACACAACAAAAAGTATCTTATTCTTATAATGATGTAAAATCACAAGTGGAGCGTTTGGCTGGTGGATTACGTGATTTAGGTGTTCAAAAAGGAGATACTGTAATTATTTATATGCCAATGATTCCGCATGCGGTTTTTAGTATGTTAGCTTGTGCGCGTATTGGTGCAATACATTCAGTAGTTTTTGGTGGTTTTGCACCACACGAATTAGCGATTAGAATAGATGATTGTAAACCAAAAGCTATTATTACAGCTACTTCTGGAATGGAAGTTGACCGATTAATTGCGTATAAACCTATGGTTGATGAAGCTATTCAATTAGCAAAACATAAACCAACAAAAGTAATTGTTTATAAACGTAATTTGGGTGCTGTAAATCCTAAAACAGATCGTTATATTAGTTATAAAAAGTTAGTTAAAAAATCGAAACCCGTGGCTTGTGTAGAAATGAATTCTACCGATCCTTTATATATTTTATACACCTCAGGAACTACCGGGAAACCAAAAGGAATTATTCGAGATACTGGTGGTTATGCAACAGCTTTAAAATATTCAATGAAAAATATTTATGGTGTTGAAGAAGGAGATGTTTTTTGGGCAGCTTCAGATGTTGGTTGGGTTGTAGGGCACAGTTATATCGTTTATGCGCCTTTATTGAATAGAAATACAACAATCGTTTTTGAAGGAAAACCTATTAGAACACCTGATGCTAGTACTTTTTGGAGAATCATTAGTGAAAATAATGTAAAAGTGATGTTCACTGCTCCAACGGCAATTCGTGCAATTAAAAAGGAAGATCCAGATGGAGAATTGATGAAAATGTACGATTTAAGTTGTTTGAAATATCAATTTTTAGCAGGTGAACGTTGTGACGCTGCAACATTACAGTGGTTAGAAGAAAAATTAGAAATTCCAGTTATTGACCATTGGTGGCAAACAGAATCAGGTTGGCCAATGGTATCAAATATGATGGGAATAGAACCATTACCAGTAAAACCAGGTTCAGCAGCTAAACCAGTTGGTGGATATAATATTCAAATTTTAAGTGCGGACGGAAAAGAGTTAGGCGCAAATGAAGAAGGATTGGTTGCTGTAAAGTTGCCAATGCCTCCTGGAACGTTAACAAATATTTGGGGAAATACAGATCGTTTTATTGATGGTTATTTAAAAAAGTTTCCGGGTTATTATTTCTCAGGTGATGGTGGTTACAAGGATGAAGATGATTATGTGTTTATTACAGGTCGTGTAGATGATGTAATAAATGTTGCGGGTCATAGATTGTCAACGGCTGAAATGGAAGAAGTAGTTTCTTCAAATCCATCGGTTGCTGAATGTGCAGTTTTCGGAATTGAAGATCAATTAAAAGGACAAGTTCCTTTGGCGTTAGTTGTGTTAAAATCGGGTGATTATGTTTCTAGTTTTGAATTAGAATATAATATTGTTAAAGAAGTTAGAAGTCAAATTGGACCGGTTGCTTCATTAAAAAAAGTATTACTTGTTCAACGATTACCTAAAACACGTTCAGGAAAAATTCTTCGAAAATTATTAAGAAATATTGCCGATGGTGTTGAATATACAATTCCTTCAACAATAGATGATCCTGAAATTGTAAATGAAATTACACACGAGTTCAAATTACATAAAATTGGAATTTACGAACATGCAACGGAAGAAGAAAAACAAACTTTAGCCGATTTAAAAGTTGATTCATTCATAAAATATTACAAATCGTATCAACATAGTGTGAATGATCCTGAAGGTTTCTGGGCACAAATTGCAGAAACTTTTACATGGCATAAAAAATGGGATAAAGTGGTGGAGTTTGATTGGGAAAAACCAAAATTTGAATGGTTTAAAGGAGCTAAATTAAATATTACTGAAAACTGTTTAGACCGTCATTTACCAAAAAGAGGGGATGATATAGCCATTCTTTGGGAACCAAATAATCCAGATGAAGCGAATAGAAGTTTCACTTATAGAGAATTACATGCCGAAGTTTGTAAATTTTCAAACGTATTAAAAAATAACGGTGTAAAAAAAGGAGACAGAGTTTGTGTGTATATGCCTATGGTTCCTGAATTAGCAATAGCATTGTTGGCTTGTGCTAGAATTGGAGCAGTGCATTCAGTTGTTTTTGCCGGATTTTCAGCAGTAGCACTTTCAACAAGAATTAATGATTCAGAATGTAAAGTATTGCTAACTTCTGATGGTGTGTTTAGAGGAAGTAAAGCGGTTGACTTCAAAAAAATAGTTGATGAAGCATTAGAAACTTGTCCAACTATTGAAACTGCAATTGTATTGAATAGAGTAAACGGTGATATAAATATGCAAGAAGGTCGTGATATTTGGTGGCATGATGAAATTGCAAAAGTAGATGCTGTTTGTGAAGCTGAAGTGATGGACGCCGAAGATATGTTATTTATTTTATATACCTCAGGATCAACAGGTAAGCCAAAAGGAATGGTGCATACTTGTGCTGGTTATATGATTCATACAGCATATAGTTTTAAAAATGTTTTCCAATATACGCAAGGTGATGTTTATTTCTGTACTGCAGATATTGGTTGGATTACAGGACATTCATACATTGTTTATGGACCTCTAGCTGCCGGAGCAACAACCTTAATGTTTGAAGGAGTTCCTTCATACCCAGATTACAGTCGTTTTTGGCAAATTGTTGAAAAATACAAAGTGAATCAATTCTATACAGCTCCAACTGCAATTAGAGCATTGGCTGCTCAAGGAAATGAGTTAACTGAGCGTAACGATTTAAGTTCTATAAAAGTATTAGGTACTGTTGGAGAGCCAATTAATGAAGAGGCTTGGCACTGGTACGATGAGAAAATTGGAAAACAAAAATCTCCAATTGTAGATACTTGGTGGCAAACTGAAACAGGTGGAATTATGATTTCTCCTTTGGCTGGAGTAACACCAACAAAACCAACTTTTGCTACACGTCCATTACCAGGAATTCAACCTTGTTTGGTTGATGAATTAGGTGAGGAAGTAAATACAAACCCTGCTGAAGGTAGACTCTGTATAAAATATCCTTGGCCATCAATTGCGCGTACTATTTATGGAGATCATAAACGCTATAAAGAAACGTATTTTACAGCTTTTAAAGATAAATATTTTACAGGAGATGGAGCCTTTAGAGATTTAGAAGGAAATTACAGAATTACGGGTAGAGTAGATGATGTTGTAATTGTTTCTGGTCATAACTTAGGAACTGCACCAATTGAAAACGTGATTAATGAGCATAGTAATATTGTAGAATCAGCAGTAGTTGGTTTCCCTCATGACATTAAAGGAAATGCATTATATGCTTATGTTATTGTATATGAACTTCCTGAAAATGAAGATTTCTTACGTCGTGAAATTAACGATTTAATTGCTCGTTCTATTGGGCCAATCGCCAAATTAGATAAAATTCAATTTGTTTCTGGATTGCCTAAAACTCGATCAGGAAAAATTATGCGTAGAATTTTACGTAAAATTGCTGAAAATGAAACTTCAAATTTAGGAGATATTTCAACCTTATTAAACCCAGAAGTAGTGAAAGCTGTGATGGAAGGTTCTTTGGTAAAATAG
- a CDS encoding putative manganese transporter, protein MELVYKTLLHTIMITGFVFVMMLVIEYINVQSKGLWQKFLAKNKWSQYLIAGLLGAIPGCLGAFTMVAMYSHRLVSFGALVTTMIATSGDESFVMFALIPKKAILLTLIIFVVGVLAGYITDKLYKPTKALEQISTHKLSLHNEPDCKCFEKDKIWFNLFHPSFHRIITSIIILILITGVSTGIIAGGLEIWMKISVLLAFLFSLFIVITVPNHFLKKHIWAHIVKKHLPRIFLWVFGTLLLMHFLMNYIDVQAWITSNMYVVLIIAILVGLIPESGPHLIFVTLFAQGSIPFSILLASSISQDGHGMLPMLAESRRTFLSVKIVNIIYAFIVGASTFLLGF, encoded by the coding sequence ATGGAATTAGTTTATAAAACACTGCTACACACCATCATGATAACTGGATTTGTTTTTGTTATGATGCTGGTTATAGAATATATAAATGTACAATCAAAAGGTTTATGGCAAAAATTCCTTGCAAAAAACAAATGGAGTCAATACTTAATTGCAGGTCTTTTAGGCGCAATTCCTGGTTGCCTTGGTGCATTTACAATGGTTGCTATGTATTCACATAGGCTGGTTTCTTTTGGAGCTTTAGTTACAACAATGATTGCAACAAGTGGAGATGAATCTTTTGTTATGTTTGCATTAATTCCTAAAAAAGCCATTTTACTAACCTTAATTATTTTTGTAGTTGGAGTATTAGCAGGTTATATTACAGATAAACTTTATAAACCAACCAAAGCACTTGAACAAATTTCAACACATAAGCTTTCTTTACACAACGAACCCGATTGCAAATGTTTTGAAAAAGATAAAATTTGGTTCAATTTATTTCATCCATCTTTTCACCGAATTATAACAAGCATTATAATTTTAATACTCATAACAGGTGTTTCAACCGGAATAATAGCTGGTGGTTTAGAAATTTGGATGAAAATTTCAGTACTACTGGCATTTCTATTTTCGTTATTTATTGTAATTACTGTACCTAATCATTTTCTTAAAAAGCATATTTGGGCACATATTGTAAAAAAACATCTTCCACGAATTTTCTTGTGGGTATTTGGAACACTTTTATTAATGCATTTTTTAATGAATTATATAGATGTACAAGCTTGGATAACATCTAATATGTATGTGGTATTAATTATTGCAATTTTAGTTGGTTTAATTCCAGAATCTGGACCTCATCTAATATTTGTTACTCTTTTTGCTCAAGGTAGTATTCCTTTTAGTATTTTATTAGCTAGTTCAATATCACAAGATGGACATGGAATGCTTCCTATGCTTGCGGAATCTAGAAGAACATTTTTATCTGTAAAAATTGTAAATATAATTTATGCTTTTATTGTAGGAGCATCAACTTTTTTATTAGGATTTTAA